A genomic region of Colletotrichum destructivum chromosome 1, complete sequence contains the following coding sequences:
- a CDS encoding Putative amino acid permease — protein MSSTGVERAGGPPNYGYSNHGRFPDEKLVGDEKVLGGQYGEPLESGFRSSLDSGGKQDHTHRKLKSRHIQLIGIGGTIGTALYVQIGRGLINGGPASLFLAFSIWCTFILAVTLSMAEMVTYLPISSPFIRFAGRYVDEAFGFAAGWNFFVFEAALVPFEVVACNLIIHFWSDVVPAGAIIAIILVLYGVINVMAVQWYGETEFWAALGKFLLIIGLIIFTFIVMLGGNPLGDRFGFRYWYEPGAFNELYYDGSLGKFLGFLQCLILASFTIAGPDYVSMAAGEAENPRKIMPRAFNAVFYRLTAFFVLGSLCVGILVPYNDDELTRAFKDGQPGASASPYVVAMNRLKIGVLPHIVNAMVLTAAFSAGNSYVYCASRSLYGLALEGKAPAFLKRCTKNGVPVYCVIAVLLIGLLSFLQLSANTAVVLDWFVSLVTASQLINFACMCTAYLGFYRALKAQGISRDSLPYKGWFQPYAAWYGLVGTFIMTFVGGYTVFLPLDGYWNIPDFLFSYTMVGVFPVLYFGWKILKRTKIFKPEEVDLHRDKDEIDDYERSFVPTPPANMFERILDKLFG, from the exons aTGTCGTCCACCGGCGTCgagcgcgccggcggcccgCCAAACTACGGCTACTCCAACCACGGGCGCTTCccggacgagaagctcgttggcgacgaaAAGGTGCTCGGCGGGCAGTACGGTGAGCCCCTTGAGAGCGGCTTCCGCTCCTCGctcgactcgggcggcaAGCAGGATCACACCCATCGCAAGCTCAAGTCGCGTCACATCCAGCTGATTGGCATTGGCGGCACCATCG GAACCGCTCTCTAC GTCCAAATCGGACGAGGTCTGATCAACGGCGGCCCCGCGAGCTTGTTTCTGGCCTTCTCCATCTGGTGCACCTTCATCCTGGCCGTGACGCTCagcatggccgagatggtcACCTACCTCCCCATCTCGAGCCCCTTCATCCGCTTCGCCGGCCGctacgtcgacgaggccttcggcttcgccgccggctggaacttcttcgtcttcgaggccgccctcgtccccttcgaggtcgtcgccTGCAACCTCATCATCCACTTCTGGAGCGACGTCgtgcccgccggcgccatcatcgccatcatcctcgtcctctacGGCGTCATCAACGTCATGGCCGTCCAGTGGTACGGCGAGACCGAGTTctgggccgccctcggcaagttcctcctcatcatcggtctcatcatcttcaccttCATCGTCATGCTCGGCGGCAACCCGCTGGGGGACCGCTTCGGCTTCCGTTACTGGTACGAGCCCGGCGCCTTCAACGAGCTCTACTACGACGGCTCCCTCGGCAAgttcctcggcttcctgcAGTGCCTCATCCTGGCCTCCTTCACCATCGCCGGGCCCGACTACGTCtccatggccgccggcgaAGCCGAGAACCCGCGCAAGATCATGCCGCGCGCCTTCAACGCCGTCTTCTACCGCCTCaccgccttcttcgtcctcggctcCCTCTGCGTCGGCATCCTGGTCCCctacaacgacgacgagctcacGCGCGCCTTCAAGGACGGCCAGCCcggcgcctcggcctcgccctaCGTCGTCGCCATGAACCGCCTCAAGATCGGCGTCCTGCCCCATATCGTCAACGCCATGGtcctcaccgccgccttctccgccggCAACAGCTACGTCTACTGCGCCTCGCGCTCGCTgtacggcctcgccctcgagggcaAGGCGCCCGCCTTCCTCAAGCGGTGCACCAAGAACGGAGTCCCGGTCTACTGCGTCATCGCTGTCCTGCTCATCGGCCTCCTGAGCTTCCTGCAGCTCAGCGCCAACacggccgtcgtcctcgactgGTTCGTCAGTCTCGTCACCGCCTCGCAGCTCATCAACTTCGCCTGCATGTGCACCGCTTACCTGGGCTTCTAccgcgccctcaaggccCAGGGCATCAGCCGTGACTCGCTGCCGTACAAGGGCTGGTTTCAGCCGTACGCCGCCTGgtacggcctcgtcggcacCTTCATCATGACCTTTGTTGGCGGATACACCGTCTTCCTGCCCTTGGACGGGTACTGGAACATTCCCGACTTTTTGTTCTC GTACACCATGGTCGGCGTCTTCCCCGTCTTGTATTTCGGCTGGAAGATCCTCAAGCGCACCAAGATCTTCAAGCCTGAAGAGGTCGACTTGCACCGGGACAAG GATGAAATTGATGACTACGAAAGATCCTTCGTGCCCACACCGCCTGC GAACATGTTCGAAAGGATTCTGGACAAGCTCTTCGGTTGA
- a CDS encoding Putative catalase hem-binding, catalase immune-responsive domain, catalase core yields MASIVPDTLKKAGNVVMGQSNKKNSQLAENMVEPNPKAPMTTDFGTKIENTDDWLRVTTDNQTGPMLLEDAVAREKIHRFDHERIPERVVHARGAGAFGTFRLFESAADVSNAGILTDTSRETPVFLRFSTVLGSRGSADTVRDVRGFAIKFYTEEGNWDLVGNNIPVFFIQDAMKFPDVIHAGKPEPQLEFPQAQSAHDNFWDFQYLHTEATHMFCWAMSDRTIPRSYRMMQGFGVNTYTLTNDKGERHFVKFHFTPELGVHSLVWDEALKLAGQDPDFHRKDLAEAIENGAYPKWKFGIQVLPESKEHDFDFDILDATKVWPEEQIPIRYIGELELNRNPDEYFTQTEQVAFCTSHVVPGIGFSDDPLLQGRNFSYFDTQITRLGINWQELPINKPVCPVMNFNRDGQHRQTISKGNTNYWPNRHEAVPPANHSNVSGAYVDFAQKVEGIKQRTKSAKFKEHFSQAQLFYNSLSPIEKMHATNAFAFELDHCEDPIVYERMSQRLADIDLDLAQAVAEMVGGTKPEKAGRPNHGNKAKGLSQLEFVPETPTIKSRRVAIIIADGYDPVAFGAAKAAVAASMAIPMVIGTRRSEIFPAGASKTPGEGAVPAHHLEGFRSTMVDAIFVPGGEESIKTLTKNGRAVHWVREAFGHLKAIAGTGEAVDFIRTAITLPEVTLSSGSNVESSYGVVTMRSFSPDSLKETVEIVKNGTGFLEQFFLTIAQHRVWARELDGLSTQLAY; encoded by the exons ATGGCAAGCATTGTTCCCGACACCCTCAAGAAAGCAGGAAACGTAGTCATGGGTCAATCAAACAAGAAGAACTCTCAGCTTGCTGAGAACATGGTCGAGCCTAATCCCAAGGCTCCCATGACCACCGATTTTGGCACCAAGATCGAGAACACGGACGACTGGTTGAGAGTCACCACTGATAACCAGACCGGTCCCATGCTTCTCGAGGATGCCGTTGCGAGAGAAAAG ATCCACCGATTCGACCACGAGAGAATTCCCGAGAGAGTCGTCCATGCCAGGGGTGCTGGTGCTTTCGGTACCTTTAGACTCTTCGAGAGTGCCGCAGATGTGAGCAATGCTGGCATCTTGACCGATACTTCGCGCGAGACCCCTGTGTTCCTCCGGTTTTCCACCGTTCTCGGTAGCAGAGGTAGTGCCGACACCGTTCGCGATGTCCGCGGATTCGCCATCAAGTTCTACACAGAGGAGGGCAACTGGGACCTTGTTGGAAACAACATTcccgtcttcttcatccagGACGCCATGAAGTTCCCCGATGTTATCCACGCAG GCAAGCCTGAGCCTCAACTCGAGTTTCCCCAGGCCCAATCCGCCCACGATAACTTCTGGGACTTCCAGTATCTGCACACTGAGGCCACCCACATGTTCTGTTGGGCTATGTCTGATCGCACCATCCCCCGTTCCTATAGAATGATGCAAGGCTTTGGTGTCAACACATACACCCTTACCAACGACAAGGGCGAACGCCACTTTGTCAAGTTTCACTTCACCCCCGAGCTTGGCGTCCACTCTCTCGTGTGGGATGAGGCTCTGAAGCTTGCCGGCCAGGATCCCGACTTCCACCGAAAGGACTTGGCCGAGGCTATCGAGAACGGCGCCTATCCCAAGTGGAAGTTCGGCATCCAGGTCCTTCCCGAGTCCAAGGAGCAtgacttcgacttcgacatTCTTGACGCCACCAAGGTCTGGCCTGAGGAGCAGATTCCCATCCGCTACATCGGCGAGCTGGAGTTGAACAGAAACCCCGACGAGTACTTCACCCAGACCGAACAGGTCGCTTTCTGCACCAGCCATGTCGTACCTGGCATTGGCTTTTCCGACGACCCTCTCCTTCAGGGCCGCAACTTTTCTTACTTCGACACCCAAATCACTCGTCTCGGCATCAACTGGCAGGAGCTTCCCATCAACAAGCCCGTATGCCCCGTCATGAACTTCAACCGCGATGGCCAGCATCGCCAGACCATCTCCAAGGGCAACACTAACTATTGGCCCAACCGCCACGAGGCCGTCCCCCCCGCCAACCACTCCAATGTCTCTGGTGCTTACGTCGACTTCGCCCAAAAGGTGGAAGGAATCAAGCAGCGCACCAAGAGCGCCAAGTTCAAGGAGCATTTCAGCCAGGCACAGCTCTTTTACAACAGTCTGTCCCCCATCGAGAAGATGCACGCTACCAACGCCTTCGCGTTCGAGCTTGACCACTGCGAGGACCCCATTGTCTATGAGCGCATGTCGCAGCGCCTTGCTGACATTGATCTTGACTTGGCGCAGGCTGTCGCCGAGATGGTTGGAGGCACCAAGCCTGAGAAGGCTGGTCGCCCCAACCACGGCAACAAGGCCAAGGGTCTCAGCCAGCTGGAGTTTGTGCCCGAGACGCCCACCATCAAGTCTCGTCGTGTTGCCATCATTATTGCCGATGGTTACGATCCTGTTGCCTTCGGTGCTGCCAAGGCTGCCGTCGCAGCTTCCATGGCCATCCCTATGGTAATTGGCACTCGCCGTTCGGAGATCTTCCCCGCTGGAGCATCCAAGACCCCTGGCGAGGGTGCTGTGCCCGCCCACCATCTCGAGGGTTTTAGGTCTACGATGGTTGACGCCATCTTTgtccccggcggcgaggaatCCATCAAGACACTTACCAAGAACGGCAGAGCTGTGCACTGGGTCCGGGAGGCGTTTGGTCATCTCAAGGCCATTGCTGGCACCGGTGAGGCTGTCGACTTCATCCGTACCGCCATCACTCTCCCCGAGGTCACTCTGTCCAGCGGCAGCAACGTTGAATCGAGCTATGGCGTCGTGACGATGAGGTCGTTCTCACCCGACAGCCTGAAGGAAACAGTCGAGATCGTCAAGAACGGTACGGGATTCTTGGAGCAGTTCTTCCTGACTATCGCACAGCATCGTGTGTGGGCTCGTGAGCTCGATGGTCTGAGCACTCAGCTGGCGTACTGA
- a CDS encoding Putative LysM domain-containing protein has protein sequence MRSASILVALAALAGMTAAKRDCRRDKANPGLGWYWIVQGDTLNDIAKDLDTSVQKIVDLNDFITNPDSIPSWKTIVVPCKP, from the coding sequence ATGCGGTCCGcctccatcctcgtcgccctcgccgccctcgccggcatgACCGCCGCCAAGCGCGACTGCAGAAGAGACAAAGCCAACCCCGGCCTGGGCTGGTACTGGATCGTCCAGGGCGACACCCTCAACGACATCGCGAAGGACCTGGACACCAGTGTGCAGAAGATCGTAGACCTGAACGACTTCATCACGAACCCAGACTCCATCCCGTCCTGGAAGACCATCGTCGTTCCCTGCAAGCCTTAG
- a CDS encoding Putative xylulose 5-phosphate/Fructose 6-phosphate phosphoketolase, thiamine diphosphate-binding produces MAGQVLQEANPPPLPSHLPDSILDLAVKTDKKPLDEKDAKSLRDYQNAACYIAAAMIFLRDNVLLESELKLEHIKPRLLGHWGTCPGLILVWSHLNRLIRNHDMDMIYVIGPGHGAPAALAALWLEGSLERFYPGEYDVSKQGLHNLITRFSVPGGFPSHINSETPGSIHEGGELGYALSVSFGAVMDNPDLIVTCVIGDGEAESGPTAGAWHAIKYLDPRESGAVIPILHINGFKISERTIFGCMDDKEIVSLFSGYGYQVCIVEDLADINTDLSNALEWAVAEVKKIQKAARSGEAIAKPRWPMIALRTPKGWTGPKEVDGVIVEGSYKSHQVPLAKAGSDEAQLGQLHDWLSSYDIGNLLPEGKPTDSVLGAIPTNDAKKLGQLKATYDPYVGLKLPDWKPLAVSPGEQNSCMKVTGTLLDKVMQENPHGFRMFSPDELESNKLDAVLEHTGRNFQWDQYSRNQGGRVIEILSEHCCQGFMQGYTLTGRVGLFPSYESFLGIVHTMMVQYAKFNKIAKQVKWRGDLASINYIETSTWARQEHNGFSHQNPSFIGAVLNLKAEAARVYLPPDANCFLNTVHHCLKSKNYVNLVIGSKQPTPTYLDADAAAEHCRLGASTWSFASTDGGANPDVVLAGVGVEVTLEVLKAAELLRTLAPELRVRVVNVTDLMVLKAEAKHPHALSRQKFLDIFTDDRDVCFNYHGYATELQGLLFGRPGLDRVTVEGYREEGSTTTPFDMMLVNCVSRYDVAIRALKGGAKVNDKVKAVLDDKIKEVEATVKKIRDYILENGKDPDDLYDTPKF; encoded by the exons ATGGCTGGACAAGTCCTCCAAGAGGCGAACCCGCCTCCGCTGCCCTCCCACTTACCCGAcagcatcctcgacctcgccgttAAGACGGACAAGAAGCCCTTGGACGAAAAAGACGCAAAGTCTCTGCGCGACTACCAGAATGCCGCCTGCTATATCGCTGCCG CGATGATCTTTCTGCGGGACAACGTGCTCCTGGAGTCAGAGCTCAAGCTCGAACACATCAAACCCCGATTGCTGG GTCACTGGGGCACCTGTCCCGGCCTCATTCTGGTATGGTCCCACCTCAACCGTCTGATTCGCAACCATGACATGGACATGATCTATGTCATCGGTCCGGGTCACGGCGCACCCGCAGCTCTGGCGGCCCTTTGGCTTGAAGGCTCGCTCGAGAGGTTCTACCCTGGCGAGTACGATGTCAGCAAGCAGGGCCTGCACAACCTCATCACGAGGTTCTCCGTCCCCGGAGGCTTCCCGAG TCACATCAACTCCGAGACGCCCGGCTCCATTCACGAGGGCGGTGAGCTCGGCTATGCGTTGTCCGTGtccttcggcgccgtcatggACAACCCCGACCTCATCGTGACCTGTGTtatcggcgacggcgaagccgagaGTGGCCCCACTGCCGG TGCCTGGCATGCCATCAAGTATCTCGACCCCAGGGAGTCGGGTGCTGTGATCCCCATTCTTCACATCAACGGGTTCAAGATCAGTGAGCGCACCATTTTTGGCTGCATGGACGACAAGGAGATCGTATCCCTGTTCTCGGGCTACGGCTACCAGGTGTGCATTGTCGAAGACCTCGCAGACATCAACACCGACCTCTCCAACGCTCTGGAATGGGCGGTGGCAGAGGTCAAGAAGATCCAAAAGGCCGCGCGCTCTGGTGAGGCCATTGCCAAGCCGCGATGGCCCATGATTGCCTTGCGGACACCCAAG GGATGGACTGGGCCCAAGGAAGTTGATGGTGTCATCGTTGAGGGCTCCTACAAATCCCACCAAGTACccttggccaaggccggctCAGATGAGGCCCAGCTCGGACAGCTGCACGACTGGCTATCCAGCTACGACATTGGAAATCTCTTGCCCGAAGGAAAGCCGACTGACAGCGTCCTCGGGGCGATCCCCACGAATGATGCTAAGAAGCTTGGCCAGCTCAAGGCTACCTATGACCCGTACGTAGGTCTCAAGCTCCCAGACTGGAAGCCCCTCGCCGTCAGCCCTGGTGAGCAGAACAGCTGCATGAAGGTGACGGGGACGCTCCTCGACAAAGTAATGCAGGAGAACCCACACGGCTTCCGCATGTTCTCgcccgacgagctcgagagcaacaagctcgacgccgtgctAGAGCACACGGGCCGCAACTTCCAATGGGACCAGTACTCGCGCAACCAAGGCGGCAGGGTCATTGAGATCCTCTCGGAGCACTGCTGCCAGGGCTTCATGCAAGGATACACCCTCACGGGCCGCGTCGGCTTGTTCCCCAGCTACGAGTCGTTCTTGGGCATCGTGCACACGATGATGGTGCAGTATGCCAAGTTCAACAAGATCGCCAAGCAGGTCAAGTGGCGCGGGGATTTGGCGTCCATCAACTACATCGAGACGAGCACGTGGGCTCGCCAGGAGCACAACGGATTTTCCCATCAGAACCCGTCCTTCATCGGAGCAGTTCTCAACCTCAAGGCCGAAGCCGCGAGA GTCTATCTCCCGCCCGACGCCAACTGCTTCCTGAACACCGTTCATCACTGCCTCAAGTCTAAGAATTACGTCAACCTTGTTATCGGTTCCAAGCAACCCACGCCGACGTacctcgatgccgacgccgccgcagagcACTGCCGGCTCGGCGCGAGCACGTGGTCTTTTGCCTCgaccgacggcggcgcgaaCCCGGACGTGGTCCTCGCgggcgttggcgtcgaggtcACTTTGGAAGTCCTCAAGGCTGCGGAGCTGCTGCGAACGCTGGCGCCCGAGCTCCGCGTGCGAGTCGTCAACGTCACGGATCTCATGGTTCTCAAAGCCGAGGCTAAGCACCCACACGCGCTGTCGAGGCAAAAGTTCCTGGACATCTTCACTGATGACCGGGACGTGTGTTTCAACTACCATGGCTACGCCACCGAGTTGCAGGGGTTGTTGTTTGGACGGCCCGGCCTGGACAGGGTGACTGTCGAGGGATATCGTGAGGAGGGAAGTACGACAACACCGTTTGACATGATGCTTGTCAACTGCGTGAGCCGATACGACGTGGCGATTCGTGCACTGAAGGGCGGTGCCAAGGTGAAtgacaaggtcaaggccgtGCTTGAtgacaagatcaaggaggtGGAGGCGACGGTGAAGAAGATCCGGGATTATATCCTGGAGAACGGAAAAG ACCCCGACGACCTTTACGACACTCCCAAGTTTTAA
- a CDS encoding Putative pectate lyase, pectin lyase/virulence factor: MKFSNMLNLALVGFVSAAPTPTVEDEVTGVLAKRASITESCNIGYASTNGGTTGGKGGSTTTVSSLAQFTKAAESSGKLNIVVKGSISGSAKVRVASDKTILGQKGSKIVGAGLYIKGVKNVILRNLAISKVKDSNGDAIGIESSTNVWVDHCDVSSDLTSGKDYYDGLIDITKGADFITVSNTYLHDHWKTSLVGHVDTQTSDKGKLRVTYANNYWNNVNSRNPSVRFGTVHIYNNFYNKIGSTGVNTRMGAQVRIESSVFENSSKKVILSADSKETGYATVSDMSYGGGENSAPLGNFGSSKVPYSYSLYGKSNVKSKVVGTAGQTLSF, from the exons ATGAAGTTCTCTAACATGCTTAACCTCGCCCTCGTGggcttcgtctcggccgctCCCACGCCGAccgtcgaggatgaggtcACTGGAGTCCTCGCCAAGCGCGCCTCCATCACCGAGTCCTGCAACATCGGCTACGCCAGCACCAACGGCGGCaccaccggcggcaagggcggctccacgacgacggtctcGTCGCTGGCCCAGTtcaccaaggccgccgagtcGAGCGGCAAGCTCaacatcgtcgtcaagggcTCCATCTCGGGCAGCGCCAAGGTCCGCGTCGCGTCCGACAAGACCATCCTCGGCCAGAAGGGGTCCAagatcgtcggcgccggcctctACATCAAGGGCGTCAAGAACGTCATCCTCCGCAACCTGGCCATCTCCAAGGTCAAGGACtccaacggcgacgccatcggcatcgagTCCTCGACCAACGTCTGGGTCGACCACTGCGACGTCTCCTCGGACCTGACCTCCGGAAAGGACTACTACGACGGGCTGATCGACATCACCAAGGGCGCCGACTTCATCACCGTCTCCAACACCTACCTCCACGACCACTGGAAGACCTCTCTCGTCGGCCACGTCGACACCCAGACCAGCGACAAGGGCAAGCTCCGCGTGACCTACGCCAACAACTACTGGAACAACGTCAACTCGCGCAACCCGTCCGTCCGCTTCGGCACCGTCCACATCTACAACAACTTCTACAACAAG ATCGGATCCACGGGCGTCAACACCCGGATGGGTGCCCAGGTCCGCATCGAGTCCTCCGTCTTCGAGAACTCCAGCAAGAAGGTCATCCTCTCCGCCGACTCCAAGGAGACCGGTTACGCCACCGTCTCCGACATGtcctacggcggcggcgagaactCGGCCCCGCTCGGCAACTTCGGCTCCAGCAAGGTCCCCTACAGCTACAGCCTCTACGGCAAGTCCAACGTCAAGAGCAAGGTTGTCGGTACTGCTGGCCAGACCCTCAGCTTCTAA
- a CDS encoding Putative metallo-beta-lactamase, ribonuclease Z/Hydroxyacylglutathione hydrolase, producing the protein MDLLICGTCGVQYDSHAVKSCKICDDPRQYVAEDGQWFTTLRELQDSKKYKNVFTKDKYNSGVVAVRTEPPVAISQRAFLLRSPVGNLLWDCITYIDDDTVRRVNELGGIAAIVISHPHYFSTALHWAEAFGCKVYVSAEDGEWLTRRGEAHVLWEGREMEFLDGQFLAVKVAGHYPGSSVLLWRSERKLFVADSVMVVPSGVYHVDRPPGTASFAFMWSYPNMIPLSPEDVYDIWKAVSKLDFEDAHSAFPGRDARGDAKRRLLDSAQIFVKSVGYIDHPIHGESI; encoded by the exons ATGGATCTCCTGATTTGCGGTACTTGCGGCGTGCAGTATGACAGCCACGCCGTCAAATCATGCAAGATATGCGATGATCCTCGCCAATACGTCGCCGAAGATGG CCAATGGTTCACCACCCTCCGCGAGCTCCAAGACTCCAAAAAGTACAAAAACGTCTTCACAAAGGACAAGTACAActcgggcgtcgtcgccgtccgcaCCGAGCCCCCCGTCGCCATCAGCCAGCGCGCGTTCCTCCTCCGTTCACCCGTCGGCAACCTCCTCTGGGACTGCATCACGtacatcgacgacgacactgTGCGGCGCGTcaacgagctcggcggcatcgccgccatcgtcatctcgCACCCGCATTACTTCTCGACCGCGCTGCACTGGGCCGAGGCCTTTGGGTGCAAGGTGTAcgtctcggccgaggacggcgagtGGCTCACGCGCCGCGGCGAGGCCCACGTGCTGTGGGAGGGTCGGGAGATGGAGTTCCTTGACGGACAGTTCCTGGCCGTCAAGGTCGCAGGGCATTACCCCGGGAGCTCGGTGCTGTTGTGGAGGAGCGAGAGGAAGCTCTTCGTGGCGGACTCGGTCATGGTCGTGCCCAGCGGCGTGTACCACGTCGACCGGCCGCCGGGGACCGCAAGCTTTGCGTTCATGTGGTCGTATCCGAACATG ATTCCGCTGTCACCTGAAGACGTTTACGACATCTGGAAGGCTGTTTCCAAGCTTGATTTCGAGGATGCGCACAGTGCCTTTCCCGGACGAGATGCCAGGGGCGATGCGAAGCGACGGCTTTTGGACAGCGCCCAGATCTTTGTCAAGTCTGTTGGATACATCGACCATCCCATTCATGGCGAGAGTATTTAG
- a CDS encoding Putative short-chain dehydrogenase/reductase SDR, NAD(P)-binding domain superfamily — protein sequence MPGVTSDSKGSKYDAIPGPLGLGSASLQGKVALVTGAGRGIGREMAMELGRRGAKVIVNYANSAETAEEVVQAIKKAGSDAASIKANVSDVDQIVRMFAEAKKIFGQLHIVCSNSGVVSFGHVKDVTPEEFDRVFAINTRGQFFVAREAYKNLEVGGRLILMGSITGQAKGVPKHAVYSGSKGTIETFVRCMAIDFGDKKITVNAVAPGGIKTDMYRDVCREYIPGGAELDDEGVDEYAAGWSPMHRVGLPIDIARVVCFLASQDGEWINGKVIGIDGAACM from the exons ATGCCTGGCGTTACCTCCGACTCCAAGGGTTCCAAGTACGATGCCATCCCCGGCCCTCTGGGTCTGGGCTCTGCATCCCTCCAGGGCAAGGTTGCTCTCGTCACCGGTGCCG GCCGTGGCATTGGTCGTGAGATGGCCATGGagctcggccgccgcggcgccaaGGTCATTGTGAACTACGCCAACAgcgccgagaccgccgaggaggtcgtccaggccatcaagaaggccggctccgacgccgcctccatcaAGGCCAACGTCTCCGACGTCGACCAGATCGTCCGCAtgttcgccgaggccaagaagatctTTGGCCAGCTCCACATCGTCTGCTCCAACAGCGGCGTCGTCTCCTTCGGCCACGTCAAGGACGTCACCCCCGAGGAGTTCGACCGCGTCTTCGCCATCAACACCCGCGGCCAGttcttcgtcgcccgcgaggcctacaagaacctcgaggtcggcggccgcctcATCCTCATGGGCTCCATCACCGGCCAGGCCAAGGGCGTCCCCAAGCACGCCGTCTACTCCGGCTCCAAGGGCACCATCGAGACCTTTGTCCGCTGCATGGCCATCGACTTTGGTGACAAGAAGATCAccgtcaacgccgtcgcccccgGTGGCATCAAGACCGACATGTACCG TGACGTCTGCCGCGAGTACATCCCCGGtggcgccgagctcgacgacgaaggtGTCGATGAGTACGCCGCCGGCTGGTCTCCCATGCACCGCGTCGGTCTCCCCATCGACATTGCCCGCgtcgtctgcttcctcgCCTCCCAGGACGGCGAGTGGATCAACGGCAAggtcatcggcatcgacggtGCCGCTTGCATGTAA
- a CDS encoding Putative mitochondrial carrier domain superfamily, with protein MSLSPGLNVSLAGAIAAFGVDLLVHPVDTLITRTQSPAYKTHYKTANGSFNRALFQGLYQGFGPTLVTGMPAAAAFFTIYEGLKKAAHDARVAGHLQGVPLPVLHGASSAAADLVACAIINPAEVIKQNAQVYQQSEGPSEHRRSPTVTMLRKFAKQPTRLWAGYTTLAASSIPGTCLMFLLYEELAARLLRKLDRKDGQGESRSLLQQVQIHTLSAGVAGACSSLLFVPVDVVKTRMRLAAGSQKPAPRKFFTAAGIHGSVAKNLEQLQHPGAQGPLRVAQGVFRAEGLRGLFRGGTLTCVAAGVGGGLGLGCYEGFKQYFQQSTETQDEVFL; from the exons ATGTCTCTCAGCCCCGGCTTAAACGTGTCGCTG GCCGGCGCGATCGCCGCTTTCGGCGTcgatctcctcgtccacccAGTCGACACACTCATCACCCGCACCCAGTCGCCCGCCTACAAGACGCACTACAAGACCGCCAATGGATCCTTCAACCGCGCCCTCTTCCAGGGGCTCTACCAGGGCTTCGGCCCGACGCTCGTCACCGGCatgccggccgccgccgccttcttcacCATCTACGAGGGcctcaagaaggccgcccaCGACGCCCGGGTCGCGGGGCACCTCCAGGGCGTGCCCCTCCCCGTGCTCCACGgcgccagcagcgccgccgccgacctcgtcgcctgcgccatcatcaacccggccgaggtcATCAAGCAGAACGCGCAGGTGTACCAGCAGAGCGAGGGGCCGTCGGAGCACCGCCGGTCGCCTACGGTGACGATGCTGAGGAAGTTTGCGAAGCAGCCCACGAGGCTGTGGGCCGGCTACACGACGCTGGCGGCTAGCAGCATCCCCGGGACGTGTCTCATGTTTCTTCTCTAcgaggagctggcggccAGGCTGCTCCGGAAGCTGGATCGCAAGGACGGCCAAGGGGAGAGTAGAAGCCTCTTGCAGCAGGTCCAGATCCACACACTGAGCGCGGGCGTCGCTGGCGCCTGctcttccctcctcttcgtcccggtcgacgtcgtgaagacgaggatgaggcTCGCGGCGGGGAGCCAGAAGCCGGCCCCGCGCAAGTTCTTCACTGCAGCCGGGATCCACGGCAGCGTCGCGAAGAACCTCGAGCAGCTCCAGCACCCGGGCGCCCAAGGCCCCCTGCGTGTGGCACAAGGTGTCTTCCGCGCTGAGGGGCTTCGTGGCTTGTTCCGAGGCGGTACTTTGACCTGCGTGGCCGCCGGTGTCGGGGGCGGGCTGGGTCTTGGGTGCTACGAGGGCTTCAAACAGTATTTTCAGCAATCTACAGAGACACAAGACGAGGTGTTTCTCTAG